The sequence atgcgactgtcTTGATCCTTCTGTTATCCATCCTGATCAACAGGGAATTCATAgccaaattccacagaagtggtgataaaacacccccctgcggggttccacgattggccacttttaaaacacttacaccacctaaagtagcacaaatgactctataaccgagtatcttttcgactagtcggcgaacacatagatcaattcccagttcatccatcgcagataggatggcatcgggcctgacattattaaaagctccttcaatatcgagaaaggcaacaagtgaatactccttatgtATTAGCGACTCCTCAATGGAGCCAACTAGCGAAtgtagagctgtttccacagatctgcctttggtgtaggcatgttgggatttagagatgagttccgacggaatggtcattctcagatatacgtcaatcaccctttctagggttttcagcaGGAAGGATGCAAGGCTAATTGGCCTATAATCCTTTGGTTTAGTGTGAGTCGCCTTACCAcctttaggaatgaagactactctgcatctcgtccaccatgtggggatataggtccatctaatacacgctgtgtatatgctaatgagccatggtacaactatttcttcgttctttTGAAGATCAGCAGGAATAATGCCATCCGGCCCAGGAGATTTAAACGGGTCGAAGCTTTTGATTGCCCATTGGATTCTATCCCTGTTTATCGGAACAGAGTTATCACCCGGAGCAACAGAATCGGCAGCCCCATTCATAGTCTCATCATCGACTGGAAGGCAACCTGGAAAATGAGTATCTAATAGGACCTCAAGTGTTTCCCTACTATTCAGAGTCCATCTACCACAGGGTTTCTGGATATAGCTCGGTACAACCGGTGAAGTTGATAGAATTTTACGTAATCGGTTAGTCTCAGAGGatccttccacgccgctacagaagtcCCTCCAGGCTTTCCTTTTCGCATTCCTCGTAAGGTTCTTAAAGTGGTTCACCGAGGACTTATATTCCGGCCAGTTACCCAGCCTCTTTGCCTCGTTGAACAATTTACGACACGCCCTTCTTGCGTGTGCAATCTCAGGGTTCCACCAGGGTGGCTTATTCCTACCCCTGCAGATATTCGGCTTACAGGCCAAATTAGTAGCTGATTGGAACGCTTCTGTAAGTGCCTCAACTGCTACCTCAATATCGTCCCTATTTTCAATAGTGGGCGGGTTTGGTAGAGACCGGGAGAGTACATCACTCTGCAACTCCCAATTGGTCTTCCTCCTATTTAGAATGGTATTATCATTCCTATAAGTTACACtgatattgaaatcaatatataGATGATCAGAAAAAGAGCAGTCGTCGGAGACAGCCCAATTGTTAATCATACTGTGGTGCTCAGCACTCACAAGTGTTAAGTCTAGTACCTCACTTCTGTTTGAAACAATGAAGgtaggttctgaacctctaTTAACTACTTCCAAACTACTATTAAGTATGAAACTGAAAAGACTCTCACCTCTTGTGTTGGTGTCGCTGCTACCCCATACAATGTGGTGCGAGTTAGCGTCAGCACAGATAACCAATGGTAtcctggactcattcgccttttTCACAGCACTACGGATATCATCGTTTGGTGGATGCTCCCCGTGGTCATGCGCCATGTAGCTGGATATCAGCCATAACAAACAGCCTTCATTAGTTTCCCATGAGActgctactgtatcttcattACTGTAATCAGACAGAATGAAGATTTTCAAAGAGCTTTTAGCCAATATACAGGATCTAATTTTACCTGCGCCTTTAGCGAAGTAGAGCTTATAGCCCTTCAAACATAGTCCACAGATACGGTCCTGATGGACCCAAGGTTCCTGGACCATGACTAGCTCCTCCCCGTTCTGAGCAATTCGGAGGAGCAGTGCAGCTGATGCTGCtttagagtggtgaaggtttATCTGGGTCACCCTCACCATGCTCCATTTTTACAATAGTGACGTCGGCGTCCTCCTGGTCAGAATTCAGGAGGGCGTCCTCGTCCACCACCTCATCCATCCGTTCAAAGAATGTACCAACTAGTTCAGAGACTGAGTTGGTATCTTCAGTGTCGGCTGGATCAGTGGCGTCATTGCAATCCATGCCCTCTTCCGAGAGCATGGGCTTTACATCACCTGAGGATGTATCGCCTTTGTTGTCGCTACGGTAGACACGCAGGATGATCGTACCAAATCCATAGTAGACCTTCCCTTGTGCCTTCCTTAGCGGCCCCAAAGAGTCCTTATTCAGGACAACGATCGCTTTCCTTGAAGAGCCCTCAGCGTCCGTAACCTTAACAACTTTCCAGTCTTGAGTTGGAAGCTGTGGGTTACAGCACTGAAGGATCTCCAAGATCTCCTCCGGGCTAGATGGCTCAGCTGGTATTTTAGCTATGGATCTAGGCTTTCGGGGTATCTCACTCACAGATACCACCTCAAGCCTAGACCCCGGCCAAACCTCACCCAGTGATGCGACGGCAGTCATTAGTAGCAACGCTGAGCGTTCATCTACACAAGACATAAGTTTTACGTGACCCTGGTACCAACCAGCGTCATCGCATTGTGGAGGAGTGCCTgggttctctttgagaacttTCCAAAACACCCCTACCAGTTTTTGCTTCACCATATCCCAATTCAATTGAGATATGGATCCGTCATTCGCACTCCGGAAGATAACCGCCCTAACAAGACTGTCTTTGACAATCTCGCTAAAGGATTTAGCTAACGACCTTTGTGCCGCTTTGGGACGTTTAGGTCCCGGTTGCTGGCTCTTGGTCGCTGTATCCTCCTCTGAACGTTGCCGTTTAGGCCCCGCTGGTAATTCAGCAGAAGGAGGAGCGGTCTTGAGACCAGCAATATAGGCTTTCGCCCAGGAAAGCGAAGCTTGTTGCTCCTTAGTGAGGTCCTCGACTTTTTTCGAGCCAAGTGCCTCAACAAAGCGGTAAGCGGAACGCCTGGTGGTAGCAGCCCTTCTAGCAGGGTTTTTATGCCTGGGGTTAGTTTCAGAGCCGGGATTGGCCAGGGGTGATGCGTCTTCAGGACAGGAGGATTCCTTCACAAGACCTGAGCGCACAATTGGCATATGGGAAGCATCCGTGAGGGGCGACTTAGTCGCTTCCCCCTTAGAGGCACCCGAAACAGGGGATTTAGCCGCCTTGACGACTTGGGCTTTCGCGGCTTTGGAGGTACTTGGAGAGAAGTCCAGAGGTACCTCGCCGCTTAGGTCACTACCACCTATTGCCTTGGATTTTTTACAATCAGCCAATCTGGGTATGCCAGATTGACCTCTTGCGACACCAGTAGCATGCAGACTAGTCTGGCCCGGTGTGATCACCTGACTAGCCTGAGTTGCAGTAGCATTCGACTCACCACAGCCCGAAACCATCGCTGTGGGAGTAGGGTCCCCGGAGATTATGAAGCCCCCGACCGGGTACATGGGGCATGACTTATCCTCTTCCATTGAGTCCTGATGGACAATTACTTACATTTTATACCTGCTGCCAGGTGTTGAGATAACTGCCGCCCCATTGGAGAAACAGACGCAGACCACCAGCCGCCCAATATGGGAAACAGACGCTGGTGGATTTCGGACGGACATTAAAGAGTCCTTACGGACCAGCCGGACTATCCACCTTAACCACCCCTCTCAATGAGGGGAAAATGGTTCGATGGAAATAACATCTGATAGCCGCCCCAGAGGAGAACAGACGCTATCAGACAAAGGGAGGGTAGTTCTTAGTATCATGCTCAACGCGTGCCCTTCTGGAATGGGAGACCCTGCCAGAGACAGCCAACTCAAGTTAAACTGTCCCCTCCAGCATGGCCAACGCGAATCATCGCACTTAAGCCTCTACATCGCGTCAAGATGACTACCCATCGTAGAGGAATAGTGGatgttattatttataaaaattgtaaattgagTAAATTTATTGAAgatagaaactgaactagaaaaatattttttcttcacataacataaaattcaattacaaatcgattttaaaaattattgttttacaaAGTGTATTAAAtacaagtattaaaaacattttgttcaaCAGTAGCGGTACCTTAGACttaacggtagccaaccttgctTTAAACCAACACGGGATTTACACAATGACTTTTCAGTCATGCAAATTTTCGCAATTCcagggaccgtaaataacggttatccagaaaatttgaaatcaaaaaatctcTATGTTAGAGCCAACGAAGacctatactgttatataccaatatattcgtattgacgtgctctttcgatggtgatattaaaaatatgatgtcaactccacagttaacagttattttgaacgtaaaaataaaaagtcgtcataaaaaaactcatttgaggtgttttatttttctcgtcagtaaaaaaaatcatttgaggagttttattttttccgtcataaaataaaagttatttgaagACTTTTGACACTTATAAATTTGCTACTTTACACCACTTGCCACAAACTCATAAAGTCATGatttaaattcacaaaaaatCCATCGTGTAAATTCGGTATAACTCAACATATTTTCCACATAAGAAATGAACATGTTATGTGTATTGTTAAgggcatagagaatagacaaagagcggaaactctcctgtcaaagacctaactcagttgtcagaaacctaagtggtgagaagtATTAGTAggaaaaaatatgtgaaaacaaaaacaacactcgtatgtgtgattatttttattaatttttttgtttgagtttttttgtagtttccgctctatgtttctctatggttaatGGCATAgaacaaagtaaattaataaagtagactcagtagaacagctgactattttttttactttggtctgaactgtcaattcacttgtggttgttgttgtgaaaaatacaagcccaaaagcaaaaacaacaacaggcaactttgacagctcagaccttaaaccaaaaacaaaattgcttgtggtttttgtaaatgttgtatttgttgtagtactgtcgctactttattaattcactttggcatagaataaacaccaaagtaaattaataaagtagactcagtaggacagctgactattttttttactttggtctaatctgtcaattcacttgtggttgttgtggcgaaaaatacaacaagcccaaaagcaaaaacaacaacaggcaactttgacagctcagaccttaaaccaaaaacaaaattgcttgtggtttttgtaaatgttgtatttgttgtagtactgtcgctactttattaatttactttgataaACACATAGAGCgaaaggagagagtaatatatatggaaaaattactctcttttcacacatacgggtgatacaataacaaaatacatgcaatacattctcatgaattaggtttttgacaacagacttggtttttggctctcagttacctatctagttgttgtctatggttAAGGGATTTTGACAACAAGTCAAAATCTGTTATAAAACATTGGTATCTAAATGTaagtaactaaatttttattttagaaataaaattattaaactagtttttttaatagttttactcATACTAGTACAAAATTCTGTACGACAAATCTGATAAAATTTGCGGATTTCCACAGAAAAAGAATTACGATTTCTTGTCACTTTTTCTGTTTATAAataactagctgtcccggcaaacgttgttctgacatagctcacacaaagtttgaagactcccgccaaggcgtatttaacaaggtgacagcagtggcgaattgaaataaatacaggcgaattcacttattttttatatatagagtttgacatacggacgtacgggcgaatatttcgtatatatgtagtttgacatttgtgcgtgctatttctataatcagctgtgctgccgatggcaccttattataTGCACCTTGACTCCCGCTATAAAGggcaccatacactatcaaaatgCTTGATGTCACTTTCGTGTAATTTGATGCTTTGATGTACACTTGATTGATGACTCGTCAATCTgcattttattttcgattttgtgGTGTTAACACCAATAGCgggaattatatttaatttttatttgcactaaaatgtatttaaaaatgtcaatatcgtATGCAACTTTAATTGCAATAACGAGAACACgttgagaataaagaaaaaaaccaaaataataagcgaaatatgtaatataaaaagTTATTCTCTTCATCCGACACGCTCATCAACCTCAcgccttgaaatatttttgtaaatgacttcGTGATTGATGAGAAAacaccatacactatcaaaaagttacatcaagcatgctaaaaatcaaaatgtttttgattttccatcaagcgtTGTCGGTgtcacacatacaaacacattttcACTAATACTACCATAGTGCTTGATGAGtattttgatagtgtatggtgcgcttaatagtactccagatatgcaataataaatttttactttgtatgtgaGGTGCCTTGCCCATTGTACCTAtgtaggtcaattgtgaatttaaaccatccagggacccactcaaacacacacaacaaatttcatcgaaatcggcctagccgttaaggaggagttcagttactaacacacgtacagaagaatctttatatatataattcttctgtatgtgtgttagtaactgaactcctcatTAACGGCTGGGTAGCAGTGCAATCACGCAAAAtaaggttattctgcgatttggatcgcgatccatcaatactgcatgctacacgttcaataaatatcgcgatcaatatatattgaacgtgtagcagtgcccttacaatggatcgcgatccaaatatcacaatatatattgaacgtgtagcagtgacTTAACTTTTCATCATTGTTAACGCCTTGATTGTTAACCAAACTCTCACAACAATAGATTTGCTTCGTATTCTAGTGTTACGATGTGTGTACACTGaaccaaatttcttatgaaatatCCTTCACTAGCAACACTTGTAAAATAACTcatgttcgttttttaatttcggtttcACATGTATAAGAAACTCACCCATAGACGACGCCCGCTGGCGTTCTGCTGGAGACCAAtgctttacatcaaatattttaaatggaaaaaaatttgaaaatttttaataccgaggggaccaggtccattcaaaatacgcctattttttatgtaaaattaaattttatggcaaaaattctcaaatcgcatattcgatatcaaaatatacaggtatgttctgtaatccacgtgatttcaaatcacataccgttttaaaatcacacatgtgatttgtgcctgttctgtaaatcacactgttattatatttttcggtgtgattttaaattttcgaaagcacaagaaaacagctgattcgtttattttaaatgttttgttttgctaataattttgtagaaatattaaagtgaaaataaaaaaatgcctggagcttctgttatatctttaatggaattaaaaagaatggaactacattttataaaaattttgcaaaaactatggcgcaagctcaaccactatgtcaaaaagaaaacaaaacagtaaagctgccacagtacacaattgcttttggttaccacttgcttcaactttgttggatttttttttccaatttgcgcaaaaaacttaacgcatattgataacttataatataatctaacaaatattataaattttatgacgaattctataattaatttaaagatattgaacatattttagacaaacaattttagaccggcaagcttccatgtattttcgaaaatcataaacagctgacaactgaaaacaaacctgaaaccacaaaagaaatcacaaaagcaaataaacttattacagcagaaaaggtgtctctagatttttattaaattgtaggtgtttttttaataaaacaagtaattctataagaaaattaataaaggacatattgtttaatttatttaaataatttattttaatattttccattcaatagccgcagaaataaccaagtgatttgaaaacattagtgactttgttgaacgttttaaaatcacaaaattatgtgctcagaacaccatttatgtgatttcaaaccacttttataaaatgtgatttgcagaacataccttatagtaaccaattttagatggcccaatatgtttttaattgttttgtaaagggttccgataaccccgaccctgtaTCTCGTTTCTGTATTGTATGTGAGAAACATTTCATTCGAAACCAtggcagaacaagcaaggtacaattattggAAAGTATATTCTCAATTAttcattccctataacgtcaaacaaaagaaaattagaaaaaacaaaacgaaatgtctaaaacaaaaataaattaatttttggttttcaaattctgtatttacttttttcgtgaaatatttaattcaaattaaaattgttccaaataaatatgtgttggTTTTGATATAATGTGCAAAACATcgcgaaaacaaaataaaaagtgataaGAGTAAATGCTttatttgacgttgtaggggtaaatattgacaactctccctaataattgtacctggttgattcTGCCATGATTCGAAACATTTATAAACTTCTTGTTAAACACAGGGCGAGTATTAGTAAATCGTTTACTGTGTCTGTACTTTTAATGTATTCAGTTTAAACATTACATGACtactagaatttttaaattattttctatgtgAAAACTTCTCCCAAGTTACAGAAACGGGGTATTGGTatagatattatagccaaaaaatttccatttttgggatttttcaacactatttgggaattgcggtatttttttttatttttccataaataaaaaaaataatagacaaaatcctctatccattgatatataacatgtcttcCTTATATTTTTTCGTGGCATATTAATTAgcgaaaacttaacaactcgcagagaatttaaaacaagcttttatttcaatgctttaaaattaataaaattaaaatttataaactttaaatacaatttattacaaTATACAAATTAGATGATATAAAAGCTTGACGCGACAAGTCCAGCATCAGGAAAATATAGTGGTGACAAGCTTTTATATATCATAcatataaattgtataatgTAATAGTAAGATttcatttaaagtttattttcttctttttagagcattcaaataaaagtttggtttataaatgtttttttattataattttatttacttgaaTATTTGTTCTGTTTATATTACCAACAATAAAATGTTTCCTGACGACAGTCGCGTGTTTTCCGGCAGCGGTTCCAATTGTAATCAGAATGTAAAATCGCTAAATTTGAGCAGAAAATCGCTTAATTGCCATCACTGTTTTTGGTAGACATTGATTTAACTGACCTTCGTTTGACATTCAACCGTTGGTGATTTGTTCAGAAAACTTTTATATCCCATTTAAGCGGTAGACCGAACTCCAATTCGTATCCTTAAAGTAGTCagtaataattttttgaaaatggctttaaacaaattaagcATTGAAAACTTGGATTTGGCCGGTAAACGGGTATTAATGAGGTAACATAATTAGACTTATCAGCAAATAGCATAGTCCATACGTTTTTATTGAggacaaattttatgtttcgATTTTGATGTAATCAAATTGTATgcttactttaatttttttagagttGATTTCAATGTTCCCATTAAGGATGGCAAAATCACTAGCAACCAACGTATCGTGGCTGCTTTGGACAGTGTTAAATATGCTTTCTCCAAAAATGCCAAATCCGTTGTGCTGATGTCTCACTTGGGTCGTCCCGATGGCAATAAAAATGCCAAATATACTTTGGCCCCAGTTGCCGAAGAATTGAAGAAATTGCTTGGTAAGGATGTTACATTCCTAAATGATTGTGTTGGCGCAGAAGTagaagaaaaatgcaaaaacccAGCTGAAGGCAGTGTtattttgttggaaaatttGCGTTTCTACGTAGAGGAAGAAGGCAAGGGTGTTGATGCCACCGGCGCTAAGGTCAAGGCAGACCCTGCCAAGGTTAAAGCTTTCCGTGAAAGTTTGGCTAAATTGGGTGATGTCTATGTCAACGACGCTTTCGGCACAGCTCACCGTGCCCATAGCTCCATGATGGGCGAAGGTTTCGAAAAGCGCGCTGCCGGTTTGTTGCTTAACAAGGAACTTAAATATTTCTCACAGGCTTTGGATAACCCACCAAATCCTTTCTTAGCTATTTTGGGCGGAGCTAAAGTTGCTGATAAGATTCAATTGATTGAAAATCTTTTGGACAAGGTCAACGAAATGATTATTGGAGGTGGCATGGCTTTCACTTTCTTGAAGGTTTTGAACAACATGAAGATTGGATCCTCTTTGTTCGATGAAGAAGGTTCCAAGATCGTTCAAAACTTGGTTGAAAAAGCCAAGAAGAACAATGTTCAACTTCATTTGCCTGTCGACTTTGTTTGCGGTGACAAATTCGCTGAAGACGCCGCTGTAAGTGAAGCTACTGTTGAAAGTGGAATTCCCGATGGTCATATGGGTTTGGATGTAGGACCTAAAACTAGAGCAGCTTTTGCTGCTCCAATTGCTCGTGCTAAACTTGTTGTTTGGAATGGTCCCCCCGGTGTCTTTGAATTCGCCAACTTTGCTAACGGCACTAAATCCATTATGGATGGTGTTGTAGCTGCCACCAAATCTGGCTGCGTCTCAATTATCGGTGGCGGTGATACCGCATCGTGCTGTGCTAAATGGAATACCGAATCTTTGGTATCTCACGTCTCCACTGGTGGCGGCGCTTCTTTGGAATTGTTGGAAGGCAAAACATTGCCCGGTGTTGCTGCTTTGAGCAATGCTTAAATGCAAGAAAATctactattaaattattattaagcaCA comes from Calliphora vicina chromosome 2, idCalVici1.1, whole genome shotgun sequence and encodes:
- the LOC135952123 gene encoding phosphoglycerate kinase, which codes for MALNKLSIENLDLAGKRVLMRVDFNVPIKDGKITSNQRIVAALDSVKYAFSKNAKSVVLMSHLGRPDGNKNAKYTLAPVAEELKKLLGKDVTFLNDCVGAEVEEKCKNPAEGSVILLENLRFYVEEEGKGVDATGAKVKADPAKVKAFRESLAKLGDVYVNDAFGTAHRAHSSMMGEGFEKRAAGLLLNKELKYFSQALDNPPNPFLAILGGAKVADKIQLIENLLDKVNEMIIGGGMAFTFLKVLNNMKIGSSLFDEEGSKIVQNLVEKAKKNNVQLHLPVDFVCGDKFAEDAAVSEATVESGIPDGHMGLDVGPKTRAAFAAPIARAKLVVWNGPPGVFEFANFANGTKSIMDGVVAATKSGCVSIIGGGDTASCCAKWNTESLVSHVSTGGGASLELLEGKTLPGVAALSNA